The window ATCTATCCCAGAGCTGGAGGATGCTGCAGAGCCTGATGTAGAGATTGATTGGGATAACCGAGCGGCATGGATTGTATGTGCCGATGGTGTCCTTGAAAGACGAAAAATATGTTGGATCATTGTGAGTTTCCCTACTTCAACTGATTCCTATACCCTTTTTCCTAATGCAGGTCCATTAGCGAGATAGCATCCTCATCGCAATCATCTTACCTGGAGAGAGTACACCTCCATTTCCTTTACCTTCCGCGAAATCGATTCTTTCCCTTGTGGCAGATATAACACGGGTAACATCTGCAACTGACACTACCGCATCTGACCGTAAACAAGATGAGAAACAAGATGAGGGCGCATGGATTTACAAGTTTGGCGGAGATTCTATAGCATCGACGGGGAAGATGGATGTTGTGGAGGAGCAGGCTTTGATCGATCTCCGAGGTATTCTAAAGAGGCGAGTTTACATCTTCTCTATTGAATGGCATCATGCTGAATTTGTCGGATCCAGTACGCCTTCAGTATCCGAAGTATTTGCGAAaacatcatcttctcaTTTTGTACTAGCTAAGCAAAAGATTGAGAAAGAGCTGTATGCGGTTTGCGAGACCAAAGAAGTTAGTTTGACAGATGCGGAGCGTAAGGACGACTCCCTAGCAGCGACTGTACCAAAAGCTAATATTGATGCCTGTAATAGATTCCTTGAGAAAGTTGCTCAGATCGCATCCGGAAATCAAGATGTAGAAATTAAGATGTAGCTTCCAATCTGTAATAGGTCACGTCAGTTTTCAATGTATCAACTAACATAGTCGTAAGATGCTATACATGATGTTGTATATGTTCTACAAATTCGATCGCTCTCTATCCAGTCGAGGAAGCCTGGCGCAACATTTGCAATGATAGCTTCCATTCGTCTGATGTCTCATCCGCCTCATAACAGCTACTTATTATGCCAAAGCAAGGTCTTCAGATCTCGCCACGTTTCCGAATCACGATACAAATATCCTGCATAACAATAACGTCAGCCCTACCCGGAACACCAAGCACAAAGTCAAGAGTCAAACAAGAGAAACTTACGCATGCTATTAGCCATCCCTGGCTGGATCCTTTCTCCCCTATGTCTGAACATGTACATCACCGACGCCCAACTCAAGGCTGAGAGAATAGCAAACGGTAACTGGGCCGGTGGGATGGGCTTTGGGTTCGCCTGGGGAGAAGTGAGTGGTGGAAGAGGGTGAGCAAGGGGTTCAATAGGTGTTTTAGGCGGTGACGCAGTACTGTAAAGTcgaggaaggagagaaaggagaGAACGAGATAGAACATAGAGGACAATTTGCTCGTTGATCTGCGAGGATTAAATAAAAGAAACATCGTTAACAGGACTGTTGCTGCAAAAAGCGTTTCACATTGCGGTTCGAGCCTTACCGGTGTTCTCTCCCCAAATACCCACCATCCCCCCAGTCCGCCAGCAACAAAAGTATCCAAATCTCTTTCTTTGCCGCCGTTGAGTTTCTTCTGTAAGATGAGGAGTAACTTGTAGATTGTTACAAACTTGCAGAGATTTAAGGCATGTGTGCGGGTCGCTGCCAAGATACCTTTGATCTTCGCTGGCCATCTAGGACAGACAAAAGTCAGCTTATGTGCCTAAAACATGGCAAGGATTTGCAAGGGGATAAATATGCACGGTTTATGAGAAAATAGGAATGTCATAACCAGCGCGTGCGGGAAGCCTGGATGAGGTCGGTATTCAATCAGTATGCGCGACACAGCATGTTTAGATGCGTACTCACGAATCTTGACACCATATACGAAGCCGTTTCTAGCACCTTTAACAACAGATAACAGATCATGGTTTGCAGGGCTATCGAACGTAACGAGAGTTAGTGTAAAGAACAGGTGCGTGAAAAAAGGTGGACTCGCTTATGGAGAAATCGCTGGATGGCGGACATTGTTAGAGCGAGAATGGTGTGTGATTATGAGGATTCCTTGGGGGATGATTGCAAACAGCCAACTGCTGGTGGTGATGTCGAGTTTGTCGTTTAATAAGGAAATTTGGTGGAGAATCGTGAAGGATCATACAAATTCCGTCACGCATCCGAACTGTGATAAGCAGTGTCGTAATAATACGAGTATGGTCGCTGTTCTCGGCAATTAACAACTTTCGGTTAACCGGAAAGCAAACGACTGCTGACGAGAAAAGGGCCGTCTCTCGAGGAGAATCACGAGAGGATTCGTTTTTATCCTGCATAAATTTGTATCATATGTATCCATGAGATGGACCATATCAGCTGTGGAAAGACTGCTACATTTCTACGTGTGTGGAAGGGCTTATTCAAGAGATTAACTCAATAGTGGAAGGAATGACAAATTTGATCCCGTTCGCAGAAgccctcctcctcatcagCCAACATTACATTAGAGGCCATTCAAGCAAGATGAAAAATAGATACcaaaagaagatgaggtCAGTCACTTGCCATTTATTTGGGTTATCTATACATGTGCGTTTGTCTGTTGGAAAACGAAGAATAAAGTACATTAAAAGTAAAGATTCAAAACTCTCGGCCAGTGTACGGAAATGGGAATTCGGTCGGTCAACCAACAGAGGATTAAGAGTGCGACTGTATTATTCCCATATCCATCTGATTCTCCCTTACTGATTTACAAATATGGAAAGCGGATTTGGCCTTTGCTGTTCTCGAGAAGAGAAAGGTGGGTTTCCATGATAGGCAAGAAGTCCAGAGGATGGAACCTAACTCGTCCATTTCTCGTCCTGCGAGACAATCGTGTGTTGTTGTTATTTAGCCGTGAGACCAGTCAGTCTTGGGGTTGTGCATCGGTATACTTTGCATTGTACAATGTGAATGTATGTGTTTTCATCATTGAGTAGCCACGCGAGTTGTTGGCCGGCGGCAAGAGCAAAGAATGAGCCACGTGGAATCCGCGTGGGTTTGGAAACGAGCGAGGTTCGCGTTATGATTCTTGTGATTGTTGCCGAGGCGTTTTGCTGATGGCTCACTGCGTATACAGAGACAGCGATCCATATACTTGTAGACGATAGAGGCGCTCCCTGTAAGTGCGTATCGCAACAACAATGCTGACATCCCCAGCCACACACACCATGCCGGCCATCCGCACACTCAAAAGCACCATCTCCTCCTGCGTCTCCACCATCTCTCCCCACGCAGCATTCCATTACTTTCTCCATGCACTCTCCGCCTCTATCCGCCGTCTAGACCTCTCCCGCGACCCGCGCAAGACCTTGAACCGTGTCAGGCAGCACGAGTTAACTCTTGCTAATACACTGCCACGCGCCTTCATGCTTCTGTGCGCATCCTACAGTCTCTACATCATGACCTCTCCGCCCTTCCCACTCAAGCTGGGGATACCCATCGCTTACATCGTCGCTGTCATCTTCCCAATCACCTCTCAGTTTGTCTGGCCTGCTACGCCCATCTTTGCGTGGCTCATCACCTTTTTCTCCGCCCGTTTCATCCCTTCCGGTCACCGGCCAGAAATCCACGTCGCCCTTCTTCCAGCTCTTGAATCCGTCCTTTACGGTGCCAACATTTCTGATCTCCAAACAAGATATACCAACGCTTTCCTCGATGTGATCGCCTGGCTGCCTTATGGGGTGTTGCATTTTACTCTCCCATTCGTTGTGGCTGTCATCCTTTGGTCGTTGGGACCCAGGGGTGCGGTTCAGTTCTGGGGATTAGCATTTGGGTGGATGAATTTGCTGGGTGTTGTCTGTCAGCTCCTTTTCCCTGCTGCTGCGCCTTGTAAGTTGTCTTCTTCCTATTGCATTGCTTCAACCGCACATAACTGAATGTACCGAGCAGGGTACGAAATCATTCACGGTCTTACCCCCGCTGACTACTCCATGGCCGGCTCTCCCGGCGGTCTCATGCGTATCGACCGCGTTTTCCACTCTTCAGGCTACACTAACGCATTCGGCTCTGCTCCTCTTGTGTTTGGCGCCTTCCCCTCCCTGCATTCCGGATGTGCCGTCATGGAAgccctcttcctctcccaTTTCTTCCCATCCCTCAAGGGTCTGTATTGGGGTTACGTCGGTGTCCTTTGGTGGGCGACCATGTACCTCTCTCACCATTACCT of the Cryptococcus gattii WM276 chromosome H, complete sequence genome contains:
- a CDS encoding inositolphosphorylceramide synthase, putative (Similar to TIGR gene model, INSD accession AAW45516.1); this translates as MPAIRTLKSTISSCVSTISPHAAFHYFLHALSASIRRLDLSRDPRKTLNRVRQHELTLANTLPRAFMLLCASYSLYIMTSPPFPLKLGIPIAYIVAVIFPITSQFVWPATPIFAWLITFFSARFIPSGHRPEIHVALLPALESVLYGANISDLQTRYTNAFLDVIAWLPYGVLHFTLPFVVAVILWSLGPRGAVQFWGLAFGWMNLLGVVCQLLFPAAAPWYEIIHGLTPADYSMAGSPGGLMRIDRVFHSSGYTNAFGSAPLVFGAFPSLHSGCAVMEALFLSHFFPSLKGLYWGYVGVLWWATMYLSHHYLIDLVGGACLSVLVFYLCMPEGFKDVDQIQWDAVEGDGYEMIGGPKTGTGPEIDLDEEIRKLEEQGEALFEHMIGEDEESRIDTRGEGNNGAAGGNESADSAGGSSKGKGKQAANKKPKMKEQRSVSWGETKVVGEGAQVVSEDSS
- a CDS encoding peroxisomal protein, putative (Similar to TIGR gene model, INSD accession AAW45535.1), producing the protein MILHDSPPNFLIKRQTRHHHQHPANHDLLSVVKGARNGFVYGVKIRFPHALVMTFLFSHKPWPAKIKGILAATRTHALNLCKFVTIYKLLLILQKKLNGGKERDLDTFVAGGLGGWWVFGERTPINEQIVLYVLSRSLLSLLPRLYSTASPPKTPIEPLAHPLPPLTSPQANPKPIPPAQLPFAILSALSWASVMYMFRHRGERIQPGMANSMRYLYRDSETWRDLKTLLWHNK